From the genome of Parazoarcus communis, one region includes:
- a CDS encoding NADP-dependent oxidoreductase, translating to MKQNTTRNRRILLNSRPVGAPVDANFRIDEAPIPQAAAGQVLLRTLYLSLDPYMRGRMSDGPSYAAPVGIGETMVGGTVAKVEASQHPDYQAGDLVLSFSGWQDYAISDGTGLIKLAPDMAQPSMALGVLGMPGFTAYMGLLDIGQPKAGDTVVVAAASGAVGALVGQIARLKGCRVVGIAGGSEKCRYVVEELGFDACIDHRSPDLPAALAAACPNGIDVYFESVGGAVFDAVLPLLNTGARVPLCGMISHYNDTELPAGPDRLGLLTRTLLVKRIKMQGFIIFDDYGHRYNEFFTQMSAWLKEGKIKFREDIVDGLENAPQAFMGLLEGRNFGKLLVRVANS from the coding sequence ATGAAACAGAACACCACCCGCAACCGCCGCATCCTGCTCAACTCGCGCCCTGTCGGTGCGCCGGTCGACGCCAACTTCCGCATCGACGAAGCACCGATTCCGCAAGCAGCAGCGGGTCAGGTGCTGCTGCGCACCCTGTATCTGTCACTCGACCCCTACATGCGCGGCCGCATGAGCGACGGTCCGTCCTATGCAGCGCCGGTCGGCATCGGCGAAACCATGGTCGGCGGCACGGTCGCAAAGGTCGAGGCATCTCAACATCCTGACTATCAGGCGGGCGACCTCGTACTCTCCTTTTCCGGCTGGCAGGACTACGCCATCTCGGATGGCACCGGCCTGATCAAGCTCGCTCCAGACATGGCTCAGCCCTCGATGGCGCTCGGCGTACTCGGCATGCCCGGCTTCACCGCCTACATGGGCCTGCTCGACATCGGCCAGCCAAAGGCGGGGGACACGGTCGTGGTCGCCGCCGCCAGCGGCGCCGTAGGCGCACTTGTGGGCCAGATCGCGAGACTCAAGGGCTGCCGCGTGGTGGGTATCGCAGGCGGCAGCGAGAAGTGTCGTTATGTGGTGGAGGAGCTCGGCTTCGATGCGTGCATCGATCACCGCAGCCCCGATCTGCCAGCTGCGCTGGCCGCGGCATGCCCCAACGGAATCGATGTGTATTTCGAGAGTGTGGGCGGAGCGGTTTTCGACGCGGTATTGCCCCTGCTCAACACCGGCGCACGGGTTCCGCTGTGCGGGATGATCTCCCACTACAACGACACCGAACTGCCCGCTGGGCCCGACCGCCTCGGCCTGCTCACACGCACGCTGCTCGTCAAGCGCATCAAGATGCAGGGCTTCATCATCTTTGATGACTACGGCCATCGCTACAACGAGTTTTTCACCCAGATGAGTGCCTGGCTGAAGGAAGGCAAGATCAAGTTCCGCGAGGACATCGTGGACGGCCTAGAGAATGCGCCGCAAGCCTTCATGGGCCTGCTCGAAGGGCGTAACTTTGGCAAGTTGCTGGTACGCGTCGCAAATTCATGA
- a CDS encoding TetR/AcrR family transcriptional regulator — protein MVTEHTDVRQHILDTAKPIILGKGFSAVGLNELLSAADVPKGSFYHYFKSKEAFGEALLDSYFSSYRSRLSDLLNSGGGSAGERLMNYWQQWLDTQASDGTDGKCLAVKLGGEVSDISEPMRIALARGTSSIVELIAGCIREAQQDASLPAEIDADKCALTLYNLWLGATVLTKIRRDSSALEAAMTTTRQLLKQAP, from the coding sequence ATGGTCACCGAACACACCGACGTGCGTCAGCACATTCTCGATACCGCCAAACCCATCATCCTGGGAAAGGGCTTCTCCGCCGTCGGGCTCAACGAACTGCTGTCGGCTGCCGACGTACCCAAGGGTTCGTTCTACCACTACTTCAAATCCAAGGAAGCGTTCGGCGAAGCGCTGCTCGACAGCTATTTCTCCAGCTATCGCTCGCGCCTGTCCGACCTGTTGAACAGCGGCGGCGGATCGGCTGGCGAGCGCCTGATGAATTACTGGCAGCAGTGGCTCGACACCCAGGCCAGCGACGGCACCGACGGTAAGTGCCTCGCGGTAAAACTGGGCGGAGAAGTGTCAGACATCTCGGAGCCGATGCGGATTGCACTTGCGCGCGGCACCAGCAGCATTGTCGAACTCATCGCCGGCTGCATTCGGGAGGCACAGCAGGACGCCTCACTGCCCGCCGAAATCGATGCCGACAAGTGCGCCCTGACGCTTTACAACCTCTGGCTGGGTGCAACGGTACTGACCAAGATCCGTCGTGACAGCAGTGCGCTCGAAGCGGCCATGACCACCACCCGGCAACTGCTGAAACAGGCTCCCTGA
- a CDS encoding iron-containing alcohol dehydrogenase, with amino-acid sequence MQNFEFYNPTKIVFGTETISRLAELVPSDARVLILYGGSSAQKNGTLDEVKSALGARTVREFGGIEPNPTYETLMRAVEQIRSEKLDFLLAVGGGSVIDGTKFVATAVNFNGDPWEILLTHGQNVEGALPFGSVLTLPATGSEMNCGAVITRSETQTKLAFLSPHVFPRFSVLDPSKTYTLPRRQIANGVVDAFVHTVEQYLTYPVGGMVQDRFAEGLLQTLIEIGPKALETPEDADVRANLMWVATMALNGLIGAGVPQDWATHMIGHELTAAHGIDHARTLAIVLPSLLNVQREQKRDKLLQYAARVWQIDSGTEDQRIDEAIRRTAQFFESLGVKTRLADYELGTEAIDNIVAQLEVHGMTKLGEHKDITPAVSRTILEGAR; translated from the coding sequence ATGCAGAATTTTGAATTCTACAACCCGACGAAAATCGTTTTCGGCACTGAAACCATCTCCCGCCTCGCCGAGCTGGTGCCATCGGACGCCCGTGTGCTGATCCTCTACGGCGGCAGCAGCGCGCAGAAGAACGGCACGCTGGATGAAGTCAAATCGGCATTGGGCGCACGAACGGTGCGCGAATTCGGCGGCATCGAGCCGAATCCGACCTACGAAACGCTGATGCGGGCGGTCGAGCAGATCCGCAGCGAAAAGCTCGACTTCCTGCTCGCGGTGGGCGGTGGCTCGGTCATCGACGGCACCAAGTTCGTCGCGACCGCAGTGAACTTTAACGGGGATCCGTGGGAGATCCTGCTCACCCACGGCCAGAATGTAGAGGGCGCACTGCCCTTCGGCAGCGTGCTGACCCTGCCCGCGACGGGTTCCGAGATGAACTGCGGAGCGGTCATTACCCGCAGCGAAACCCAGACCAAGCTCGCCTTCCTGAGCCCCCACGTGTTCCCGCGCTTCTCGGTGCTCGACCCGAGCAAGACCTACACCCTGCCGCGCAGACAGATCGCCAACGGCGTGGTCGACGCCTTTGTACACACCGTCGAGCAATACCTCACCTACCCCGTCGGCGGCATGGTGCAGGACCGTTTTGCTGAAGGTCTGCTGCAAACCCTGATCGAGATCGGACCAAAAGCCCTTGAGACCCCCGAAGACGCGGATGTACGGGCCAACCTGATGTGGGTTGCGACGATGGCACTGAACGGACTGATCGGCGCCGGCGTACCTCAGGACTGGGCGACGCACATGATCGGTCACGAACTCACGGCGGCTCACGGCATCGACCATGCCCGCACCCTGGCCATCGTACTGCCCTCGCTTCTGAACGTTCAGCGCGAACAGAAGCGCGACAAGTTGCTGCAGTACGCCGCCCGCGTGTGGCAGATCGACAGCGGTACCGAGGACCAGCGCATCGACGAGGCCATCCGCCGCACCGCGCAGTTCTTCGAGTCGCTCGGCGTCAAGACCCGGCTCGCCGACTACGAGCTCGGCACTGAGGCCATCGACAACATCGTCGCCCAGCTCGAGGTCCACGGCATGACGAAGCTTGGCGAGCACAAGGACATCACCCCGGCCGTCAGCCGGACCATTCTGGAAGGGGCACGCTGA